The genome window GCAACGGAGGCGACGGTTTCGTCGCTGCGCGTGACCTCCTGTTCGCTGGCTTCCCCGTCACGGTATTCGCGGTCCCCGTCAAAGGACGTCCCAGCGACGATGCGGAGACGGAGCGCGCATTCCTGGAGCGAGTCGCCCCTGAAAACACGCTAGTCAACGTCACGGACGAAGAGGTCCTGGACAAGATCGAGGAATCGATCGATGAGGACGCCATCGTCATCGACGCCCTGTTTGGCATCGGCCTCGACCGCACGGTCTCCGGAATGGCCGAGGACATTATCACAATCGTCAACGCAAGCCTCGCGCATGCTGTCATCGCAGTGGACATCCCATCCGGCATCGACTGCGACACTGGTGCTGCGCTTGGAACTCCCGTCTTTGCCAGCGATACCGTCACCTTCGGTCTGCCAAAGCTGGGCCTGTACATGGGCGCGGGCGCAGAAGCGGCAGGCGAAGTCCACGTCGAACAACTCATCTACCCAGACATCCTGCTGGAACAGAGTGCGATCCATGCTCAGCTGACCGAGCCCCCCGTGTTCCCGGAACGAATGCGCACCATGCACAAGGCCACGTATGGCAAGGTGGCCATCATCGCCGGCTCTCCCGACTACACGGGCGCCCCCGTCTTTGCCGCTGAGGCTGCGCTCACTGCAGGGACAGGCGTCGTCCACCTCATCGTGCCTCAGAGCATCGCGGACGTCGTCCGTGTCAAGGTCGACGGACCGATCGTCCACGCGTTTGCTGGTGACGTCCTGACCCTCGAGGCGCTCCCTCATATCCTGGAACTGCTGGAAGATACCACTGCGGCACTGATAGGCCCGGGCCTGGGGCGCGACCCCCGAACGCTGGAGGCCGTCCTGCTTCTCGCCGGTGCCTTCAAGGGAACGCTGATCCTGGATGGCGACGCATTATTCGCCTGCTCGGGTCATCTCGATGTCCTGTGGAAACGAGACGCTCCGACGATCCTGACCCCGCACGCTGGTGAATTCGCCCGTCTCGTGGGCCTGACACCCGAGGACGTCGAGAAGAGTGGAACGCTGAGTCCGGCACAGATCCTTGCTGCTCAGGCAAGCGCTGTCGTGCATCTCAAGGGACACCGCTCGCTCACCATACTGCCTGACGGCTCGCTGTACATCAATACGACTGGCAATCCCGGCATGGCCAAGCCTGGCATGGGCGATGCTCTCGCGGGCATCATCCTGTCACTGGTTGCGCGCGGGGTGGCGCCTGACCTGGCAACAGCTCAGGGGGCATACATCCATGGACTTGCCGGAGACGCGGCAGCCGAGGTCATGGGAGAAGAGTCGATGGGAACGCCGGAGCTTATCATGGCTCTGGCCGCTACGATCAAGGAATTGAACGCCGGGTAGCATCACCGGCAGACCACCCACAAGGGAAGGTCAGCGTCACCGACCGGCCATGGCCCGGCAGACCGCATGCAGCGGTCAGAGAGGATCCTGTCACATGAACAACGAAAACGAATCAGTCACGTCGGAAGACCGCGAAGAATGTCTGGAAGCACTTTGCCGTCTTGAGCAAGCGCATCACTCCTCGACGGCGGCGGACTTGGCCGCAGAACAGGACCTCGCCGGCAGGCGGCTCACCGACTTGCTGCTCGACCTGGTGATGTCCGGCGACGTCACGACCGAGGGGTCGTCGTTGAACCTGACGAAGAAGGGGCGGGCGACCGGCAGGCGCATCGTGCGCCGGCATCAGCTGGCTGAGCGGATGCTGTGCATGCTGGGACTGCGGAAGGACGCCGCCCACCGAGAGGCATGCAAGCTGGAACACGTCCTGACCGACACGGATGCTGCGGACCTCGAGAAGCGTATGGCAATGGTCATCGGCATGGTCGACCTCGGGGCTGTCACGCTGGACCAGGCAGACACGGGCAAACCCTACCGCGTGCGCTGGATACGCGGAGGCCAGGTGGTCCGGAGGCGGCTGGAAGACATGGGACTGGGGCAGGGTTCGACCGTGACGGTCTGCAACCGTCAATCCGGAGGACCAGTCGAAGTCGAAGCCCACGGGGCGTGCGTTGCCCTCGGGCGCGGCATTGCCCTGAAGATCCTCGTCACGCCGGAGGACCAGTGATGGCATACTGTGAGGTCACGCCACGCATCGTACGCGGGCAACGTTTCGACCTGACCATTGCGCTGGCCGGCAACGCCAACGTCGGCAAGTCTGTCATCTTCAACGCCCTGACCGGCATGAACCAGATCATCGGCAACTGGCCCGGCAAGACCGTCGAACTGGCGGAGGGTTCCTTCGACTACAAGGGGAAGCACATCCGGGTCGTCGACCTGCCCGGCATCTATTCGCTGTCAACGTACTCGCAGGAAGAGGTAGTCAGCCGCGAGTTCATCGCTGAGGCCCAGCCGGACGTGGTCGTCAACGTGGTCGACTCGACCGTACTGGAACGCAACCTGTATTTCACCCTTCAGCTCAGGGAACTGGGCGCGCCACTCGTCACGGCGCTCAACCTCATCGACCTTGCGACCAAGGAAGGCCTGGTCATCGACGAGTCGAAACTTGCCTCGCTCCTGGGCGTGCCTGTCGTCCGGACGTCGGGAGCTTCAGGCAAGGGGCTGGACGCTCTGGTCGACGCCTGCCTGGCGACGGCGGACAGACCTCCCGTTGCACCGGTGGCCTACGGCAAGGAGGTCGAGGGCGCCATCCGGGCGCTCGAGACGGAACTTGGGGGGGTTACTCTGCCCGACAGCCTGGTCCACTACGCTCCGCGGTTCCTCGCCATCAAGCTGCTGGAGGGGGACGCTGAGATCATGGGCCGCTGGGGAGGGAGCAATTCCGTGACGGAGGTGGCAGCTGGACTTGCGCACGACCTGGAACAGATCCATGGAGAATCCGGCGCAAGCATCATGTCCTCTGAACGGTACAGTGCCTGCGCCCGCATCGCCGCCGCATCGGTACGGCGGCCCGAACGACGCGACGACGCACCGGGCGACCGCCTGGACAAGGTCCTGCTCCATCGCGTTTTCGGATGGGTGACATTGGTCATCGTCATGTTTGCCGTGTTTGGTCTCATCTTCGTCCTGGGGGGCCGGCTCTCCTCTGTCCTGGACGCTCTCTTCGGCTCTCTGCAGAACGCCTTTCTGGCTCTCCCCATTGTCCCATGGCTGCGAGACTTTCTCTGGGGCGGCGTCCTGCAGGGTGTCCTGGCAGGCGTCTCTATCGCTCTCCCCTATATTGTCCCGTTCTACATTGTCCTCTCGTTCCTGGAGAACTCGGGATACATGGCCCGCATGGCATTCCTGACCGACGCCATCATGCACCGCATGGGCCTGCACGGCAAAGCGTTTATGCCCATCATCCTCGGATTTGGGTGCAATGTGCCCGCCGTCCTGGGGACGCGCATCATGGAACGCGACCGGGACCGCTTCATCGGCGGCGTGCTTGCGTCACTTGTCCCATGCTCGGCGCGCACCGTCGTCATCCTGGGACTCGTGGGCGCCTTCATGGGTTTCTGGCCCGCGCTGTCCCTGTATCTCATCAGCCTCGTCATTATCTTCGTCGTCGGACGCCTGCTCAACCGGTTTATCCCGGGCACCAATCCTGGACTCATCATGGAGATGCCCAGTCTCAAGTGGCCGCCCCTGCGCATTACCCTCAAGCAGACATGGTTCAGGCTCAAGGACTTTGTGGTCTTCGCATTCCCCATCATCGCGGGCGGCTCCGTCGTGCTGTACGTTTTCGGCAAGCTGGGATGGGTGACCGCTTTCGCGACATGGGCTGCGCCCTTCACCGAAGGCATTCTGGGGCTTCCTCCCGCGGCGCTGGTCGTCCTCGTCTTTGGGATCCTCCGCAAGGAACTTGCCCTCATCATGCTGGCCACGCTGATGCACACCCCCCATCTAGGAACCGTCATGACACCTCAGCAGATGTACATTTTCGCCTTGATCGTCATGCTCTATGTCCCCTGCGTCAGTACCATCGCAGCACTGAGACGCGAGTTCGGCACCAGGCGCGCGACACTTGTCAGTGTGGGCGAGGTCGTGCTGGCGCTCGTCCTTGGCGCCCTGGTCAACTGGGGCTGGAACCTGGTGTCGCTCATCCACTAGGCGAAAGCGTCAACGTCCTGCGGTCTAGAGCACGTTTCTACGCCACAATACTTTGACAAAACGACTTGGAGGGCAATAATGAGTGAGGTGATGCAATGACACAGGAAAACCTGAGCGACCGGCTGAATCTGTACGAAGCGATGTTCGAGCGCAACCCCCGCGATGGGCTGGTCAGCGTTGGCAAGACCTATCTCTACATCCTCTCCAACCGGCCGCAGGATGCGCTCAAGTCCGCCCTTGAAGCGTCGCTGTCGGTTTCCTCCAAGAGCCTGCGCGTCCAGCTGGCCATCGCGCTGGGGTACTTCCTCCGCAACAAGCCCGGCGAAGCCCTCATCGAAAGTCGGTACGCGCTCAACATCGATCCTGCCAGCCCCCTCTGCCATCTGGTCCACGCGAGCATCCTGCTGGCTCTCCGGCGCACCGACGAAGCCAGACTCGCGTTCCTGAAGTGCCTCTCGCTCTCCTCCGACAACACGTTCCTCACTGACCTCAGACTCCGCAACCACAGGGCCATCTGTGCCGCCCAGCTCCAGAACCCGCTTCTCGCTGCATACAGCAACCTCAGACTGCGCGTCCCGGACATGACCGAGTCCGATGTCCAGCAACTGGTCGAGCAGAACCCGACCGACCCTGTGCTGAAGGCACTGTCTGCTTCTCTGCAGCGGCGCAGCGGCAAGATCCGTGAGGCCCTCGTTCTGCTCGAGAGCGGCCTGGCAAGCTATGAAGCATTTCCTGAGAGACTCTACCTGCTGTGGAAGACCTATGACGACCAGCTCGGCAACCATCAGAAAGGGGAGCTCTTCGTCCGCCGCCTGCTCGAGGTTGACCCGCTCAATGACCGGGCCACCGGTCTGGGCTACTCCAACCTCGACGAGGAAACGCTGCGCCATATCAACTTCATCAAGTCTCTCGAAGACCTTCCCGATTCCATCTTCGCCATGGTGCTACCAGTGTGGGAACTGGAGAACCTCATTGGAACCACCGAAGCGGATTCCCTCGACACCACGGCCCTGACGCCGTGCGAGCAAAAGACTGCTGCTGCGCTTGAGAAAACCTTCACCCTTCCGGGCCCTTCCCAGCAGCCTCGTGTTCCTGAACCGGAAACACCTCCCGAGGCCTCCCCGGCGGTCGCTTCGCTGACGACCGAAGAGCCGGCAGTACCATCACAGCCGATCATGGCCCACATGGCGAGTATGCTGGAACAGGCACAGCTCATCGCGCGCGACTTGCGGCCGACACCCGCACCGGCTCCGATGTCCCGTGCGCCGGTCAACATCGATCCCAGCGTCGTCCGGGCTTCCACCCCGGAATCAGCCACGGAAGAACTCAGCCGAGTGTCCGCTGTCCCTCATCATATCCCCACGAGCATTCGGGAGCCAGTATCTGTGCCCAACTCAGGCTCCGAGCTCACTTCTTCCGGACAACCGTCGCAACCGGCCGCACCCGCTCACATGACGATGCGATATGCCAATAGTCTGCTGGAAGACTCACGATTCGAGGAAGCATTGCAGGCCTTCCTGGAACTGAGTCATACCAGCTAGCCTCCAGCCGGAGCAGAGTCGCGCCCGT of Coprothermobacter sp. contains these proteins:
- a CDS encoding bifunctional ADP-dependent NAD(P)H-hydrate dehydratase/NAD(P)H-hydrate epimerase — translated: MRAATRSQIRSIEKHTFNEYGMPSIVLMERAGQAVADAALNIADEDAEEGLRPHFVVLCGTGGNGGDGFVAARDLLFAGFPVTVFAVPVKGRPSDDAETERAFLERVAPENTLVNVTDEEVLDKIEESIDEDAIVIDALFGIGLDRTVSGMAEDIITIVNASLAHAVIAVDIPSGIDCDTGAALGTPVFASDTVTFGLPKLGLYMGAGAEAAGEVHVEQLIYPDILLEQSAIHAQLTEPPVFPERMRTMHKATYGKVAIIAGSPDYTGAPVFAAEAALTAGTGVVHLIVPQSIADVVRVKVDGPIVHAFAGDVLTLEALPHILELLEDTTAALIGPGLGRDPRTLEAVLLLAGAFKGTLILDGDALFACSGHLDVLWKRDAPTILTPHAGEFARLVGLTPEDVEKSGTLSPAQILAAQASAVVHLKGHRSLTILPDGSLYINTTGNPGMAKPGMGDALAGIILSLVARGVAPDLATAQGAYIHGLAGDAAAEVMGEESMGTPELIMALAATIKELNAG
- the feoB gene encoding ferrous iron transport protein B, which produces MAYCEVTPRIVRGQRFDLTIALAGNANVGKSVIFNALTGMNQIIGNWPGKTVELAEGSFDYKGKHIRVVDLPGIYSLSTYSQEEVVSREFIAEAQPDVVVNVVDSTVLERNLYFTLQLRELGAPLVTALNLIDLATKEGLVIDESKLASLLGVPVVRTSGASGKGLDALVDACLATADRPPVAPVAYGKEVEGAIRALETELGGVTLPDSLVHYAPRFLAIKLLEGDAEIMGRWGGSNSVTEVAAGLAHDLEQIHGESGASIMSSERYSACARIAAASVRRPERRDDAPGDRLDKVLLHRVFGWVTLVIVMFAVFGLIFVLGGRLSSVLDALFGSLQNAFLALPIVPWLRDFLWGGVLQGVLAGVSIALPYIVPFYIVLSFLENSGYMARMAFLTDAIMHRMGLHGKAFMPIILGFGCNVPAVLGTRIMERDRDRFIGGVLASLVPCSARTVVILGLVGAFMGFWPALSLYLISLVIIFVVGRLLNRFIPGTNPGLIMEMPSLKWPPLRITLKQTWFRLKDFVVFAFPIIAGGSVVLYVFGKLGWVTAFATWAAPFTEGILGLPPAALVVLVFGILRKELALIMLATLMHTPHLGTVMTPQQMYIFALIVMLYVPCVSTIAALRREFGTRRATLVSVGEVVLALVLGALVNWGWNLVSLIH